From the Vibrio natriegens NBRC 15636 = ATCC 14048 = DSM 759 genome, the window ATTTTTTGATCGCAAAAAACCAGTTGTTCAGATACTAAAGAACTCACAATATCTTCAACAATAAATGAAAACTTACTTTGATTAATTTCATGATTGACTTTATCTAAATTTATTTTTTGTAGCCTGTAGAGGTTCTCGTTAAAAAAGGCATTTCTTTTGTTTATTTGCGGAGATTTTACAATTAAGTAGTTTTCGTTTTGGCCAAATAAGCATTTAGTATCGAGTTTTTCGTTTGCTGTATGATGCGGAATCAAGTTCGTATGAGTTAACCCTACAGAGTATTTTCCATCTGAAATATACTGGCTAATAATTTCACGAATAAAGACAAAGTTTGATAATGCACTGGAAATCATTTTATTCGGCCCAGTATCAGTATATTTTATCTTCATCGTATCTTGATCTACTTGTACTTCGCACTGGTCGCAACTGCCAATGACGGCGCGGTACTGAATATAGCTACTCATAGCCGACTCTGCAGAAGACTCATTAATGCATAAACTAAATAAATCAGGGAATAATGAATACATGCCCTCTAACCCAGAATCTTTAAAGAATCGCTTTTGGTGAGGCATAAACGTTTCAAGAAGAGCATAATGCGCAGCCGAAGAGATTCGTCCATTCTTTTTATTGAGTTCATATTTGTTAATACCGCAACTTTGTATAATTTTATCTGTATCATGTCCTAATACAGATAGTTGTTGAAGCATTGTAGATGTTAATACATTAGAGACACTGCCATTCATTATTCGTCCTTTATTAAGATTATAAATGAACAAAACCCAACCATTAACATGGTATATCTCTTTTGATATTTTTCCGTTACGGAAAAATGAATTAGTGATCTACTGCTAAAAATATATTTTACTTCGTGAAAAAATAGGAATCGAGATCAGATTCTTACTTCTGATGATCGATTGATGTGGATAGCTAACGTATGGACAACATAAGAACTAAAAAAAGCCCGAAATAAAATTTCGGGCTTTGATCGGTAAACGTGAATTACTCTTTAATAGTCAGAAGATCTTCTTTTGTGACGCCTTCTTCTAATGCAAGCGCGTTCGGAGTTGTTTGACTTACAACAATCTCACTGCTCACAGTAAATTGTACTGATGGTGCTTCGGTGCCAGTCACATCTGAAGACGGCGCGACATAGACGGTGTAAGCGCCTGGTTCAACGATCCATTGATTGTTTTCCGCATCAAAGCTCGCGAGGGTCTGAGCTGGGATCTTGAAAGTCAATGTCTCAGACTGACCAGCGTTCAACAGATCTGTCTTATTGAAGGCTTTGAGCTCGATGGTTGGTTTTTTCAGCTTCACTTCTGGTGCATTTACGTAAACCTGAGCCGCTTCTTTACCAGCCACACTACCGGTATTAGTAATTGTGGTGCTGATGGTAATAGAGCCTGATGCACCACCTTTGGACAACGTATTGGAGACAATCGATGGGTTGCTGTACTCAAAGTTCGTGTATGACAGGCCGTAACCAAATGGGTATGCCGGAGCCTTATCAAACGAAGAGTAATAGCGGTAGCCGACGTAGATACCTTCGTTATATAGAGACTCATCTTCTAGACCGTCCCCATCGGTATCAGCGCCTGGGAACGTATCTGCTGATGGAACATCTGCATAGTTTACTGGCATAGTTTGCGCAAGTTTACCGCTTGGGTTAACTGCACCAGATAGTATATCAGCGACTGCATTACCGGTTTCTTGACCACCCATGTAGGCAAGAACAATAGAGTCTACTTTCTCTGACCAACCAGTCGTTTCAACAAGGCCGTTTACATTGAGGACCACTGTGACCGTTTTGCCTTGTTCGTGGAATGCTGTGGATACGGCATTAATGATCGCCAACTCTTCATTTGTCAGGCGGTAATCACCTTGTTCTGCACTTCGGTCACCACCTTCACCAGCCTGACGGCCGATGGTAATGACTGCCGCATCATCATTTTCAGCCGCGGCGTCGACACGTGCTTGCAAGCTAGCATCAACTTCTGGCTCTAAACAGAATTCAAAAGCACCGATTAGCGCTCCTGTCGATTGTTTGTTGGCTTCGAAGTAGTCGCTGTAGTAGCTTGTAAGTCCTTGGTTAAGCTCAAACTTGTTCTCTAGCGCCGAGGCAATATCTACGATGTAAGCAGCATTCACATCACCACTCCCCGTACCACCTTTGAGGGTATTCACTTGAGTGGTACCAAATGAAGCCACTTTACTACCTGATGCAAGTGGAAGGGCAGAATCTGTATTTTTAAGTAGAATCATACCTTCTGCAGCGGCTTGTCTGGCTAGTGCCGCATGTGCATCAAGATCCGGTGCATCGGAGTAGTTGTAGTTATTGTAAGAAGGGGTTTTCTGCATTTGAGCAAGAATTGCCACAACGCTGTTATCGATCTCTTCTAGTGTCAGCGTACCGTTATTATAAGAGTTAAGAAGATCCGTTTTTACACCGCCTGGTTCAATCAAATCGTTGCCAGCTTTCACTTGCTTGGCCGCTGACTCTACATCTCGTCCGCCTTCGACTTGGCCGGTGAAGTCACTTCTCAATCCAGATACATTACCTGCAAACCAGTCTGACATTGCCAGTCCTTTGAAGCCCCATTCATCTCTCAGGATATCAGTCATCAGATCTTTACGTTGGTTAGCGTATGTACCATTAACCAGGTTGTATGAGCTCATGATTG encodes:
- a CDS encoding glycoside hydrolase family 3 protein codes for the protein MSDFKTLPKLITVAVALGLAGTATAANDKDNLQIQDSGVKYTKKAESMLKKLSLSEKLDILSGPGMDLTTYQGQDAINLDPEKDVTGVAGYINGVKNKKLDIPAVKLADGPAGLRIQPLRDGDSNTYYATAWPIGSLLASTWDTELVQKVGQAEGNEVKEYGVDFLLAPGMNIQRNPLLGRNFEYYSEDPVLSGKIAAAMVNGLQSNNIGATIKHFVANNAETNRFFNNTVADPRTLREIYLRGFQIAVEEAQPWAIMSSYNLVNGTYANQRKDLMTDILRDEWGFKGLAMSDWFAGNVSGLRSDFTGQVEGGRDVESAAKQVKAGNDLIEPGGVKTDLLNSYNNGTLTLEEIDNSVVAILAQMQKTPSYNNYNYSDAPDLDAHAALARQAAAEGMILLKNTDSALPLASGSKVASFGTTQVNTLKGGTGSGDVNAAYIVDIASALENKFELNQGLTSYYSDYFEANKQSTGALIGAFEFCLEPEVDASLQARVDAAAENDDAAVITIGRQAGEGGDRSAEQGDYRLTNEELAIINAVSTAFHEQGKTVTVVLNVNGLVETTGWSEKVDSIVLAYMGGQETGNAVADILSGAVNPSGKLAQTMPVNYADVPSADTFPGADTDGDGLEDESLYNEGIYVGYRYYSSFDKAPAYPFGYGLSYTNFEYSNPSIVSNTLSKGGASGSITISTTITNTGSVAGKEAAQVYVNAPEVKLKKPTIELKAFNKTDLLNAGQSETLTFKIPAQTLASFDAENNQWIVEPGAYTVYVAPSSDVTGTEAPSVQFTVSSEIVVSQTTPNALALEEGVTKEDLLTIKE
- a CDS encoding helix-turn-helix domain-containing protein, with the protein product MNGSVSNVLTSTMLQQLSVLGHDTDKIIQSCGINKYELNKKNGRISSAAHYALLETFMPHQKRFFKDSGLEGMYSLFPDLFSLCINESSAESAMSSYIQYRAVIGSCDQCEVQVDQDTMKIKYTDTGPNKMISSALSNFVFIREIISQYISDGKYSVGLTHTNLIPHHTANEKLDTKCLFGQNENYLIVKSPQINKRNAFFNENLYRLQKINLDKVNHEINQSKFSFIVEDIVSSLVSEQLVFCDQKILDNVCDKLKMSRWTLNKKLTIENTCFTDIFNKVRLDRAVKLLTETNKSMNEISELTRFSSQSVFSRFFRSHTNMSPNQYRKQARHA